In Papaver somniferum cultivar HN1 chromosome 1, ASM357369v1, whole genome shotgun sequence, a genomic segment contains:
- the LOC113303382 gene encoding protein O-linked-mannose beta-1,4-N-acetylglucosaminyltransferase 2-like — MGNLDKDQPENNIPKRAAFFLILLPLIYAAFYRSNNISSSLHLWKNQISNWSGGWSSNRGVTREDVHGDSISLLVQRLVRGRDRIELDATGFSCDTAFYSDVCVSKDPVRIDMNSMTVYLSPNRSLPSVTRTVRPYARKFDNMTMGIISKVEVLRGAENKSLPLCDVTHTVPAVIFSTGGFSGNLFHEFNEVIIPLFLTTYHFRSQLQFIIVDHLSWWVSKYNRILSHLSNRNVINPLDDGKVHCFPGAVMGLEYHNNLACNTSEIPGGYSMIDFKTFLRHSYSLHIKNEREIEKPVLVLVSRKHSRVFLNEHEIVTLATELGFQVITATPNQMSNLQRFASVMNSCSVLLGVHGAGLSNAVFLPEGAVVLQVVPLGLEWASAVYYGYTVGDMGLHYLEYKINPEESSLFEKYGPDNPVITDPASIRDQGYSVERAVYIDGQNIKIDLLRFKETLVQALTLTGRSEVLKQGKKES, encoded by the exons ATGGGGAATCTTGACAAGGATCAGCCGGAAAATAACATCCCCAAGAGAGCAGCCTTCTTCTTAATTCTTCTGCCATTGATTTATGCTGCATTTTACAGATCCAACAATATCAGCTCATCACTTCATTTAT GGAAGAACCAAATTTCAAATTGGAGCGGTGGGTGGAGCAGCAATCGAGGAGTCACCCGAGAAGACGTTCATGGAgattccataagtttacttgttcAGAGACTTGTAAGAG GAAGAGATCGAATTGAACTCGATGCGACTGGCTTTTCTTGCGATACGGCTTTCTACTCTGATGTATGTGTTTCTAAAGATCCCGTGAGGATCGATATGAATTCCATGACTGTCTATCTATCACCAAACCGGTCACTTCCTTCAGTAACTAGGACTGTACGACCGTATGCCAGGAAGTTCGACAACATGACAATGGGTATAATCAGTAAGGTGGAGGTACTCCGTGGCGCCGAAAACAAATCACTACCTCTGTGCGACGTGACTCATACTGTGCCAGCTGTCATATTCTCCACTGGTGGCTTTTCCgggaacttgtttcatgaattcaATGAGGTGATTATTCCATTATTCCTGACAACCTACCACTTCCGGTCTCAACTCCAATTCATCATTGTTGATCACTTATCATGGTGGGTCTCGAAATATAATCGGATTCTGTCCCACTTATCTAACCGCAACGTCATCAATCCTCTTGATGATGGAAAGGTACATTGCTTTCCTGGAGCAGTTATGGGTCTTGAGTACCACAACAACCTCGCCTGCAACACTAGTGAAATCCCTGGTGGGTACTCCATGATTGATTTCAAGACATTCCTGAGACATTCATACAGTTTGCATATAAAGAATGAAAGGGAGATCGAGAAACCTGTTCTTGTGCTGGTTTCCCGTAAACACTCGAGAGTGTTTTTAAATGAACATGAGATAGTGACATTGGCAACAGAATTAGGCTTCCAAGTTATCACTGCAACACCAAACCAGATGTCAAATTTGCAAAGATTTGCTAGTGTTATGAACTCGTGCAGTGTTCTATTGGGAGTACACGGTGCAGGTCTCAGTAATGCAGTGTTCTTGCCTGAAGGAGCAGTGGTGCTGCAGGTGGTTCCCCTAGGGCTAGAATGGGCATCTGCAGTGTATTATGGTTACACGGTTGGTGACATGGGTCTGCATTATTTGGAGTACAAGATCAATCCAGAAGAGAGCTCATTATTTGAAAAATACGGTCCAGATAATCCAGTAATTACGGATCCAGCATCAATACGTGACCAAGGTTATTCTGTTGAAAGAGCTGTGTATATCGATGGACAAAACATTAAAATCGACCTGCTGAGGTTTAAGGAGACCTTAGTACAAGCACTGACACTCACTGGACGGTCTGAGGTTTTAAAGCAAGGAAAGAAGGAGAGCTAA